GCATATCACCTCTATATCAAGAAGTTGTCCTATGAAATTAGACTATTCAGATGAAAAATATGTGGTCCTTATCCTTATGGGGCTTAAGTCTAGATTCCTTATTCATAAACTGGTTATTTTTAGAGCTAAAAATTCATGATCACACTTTAGTTAAAACAGTCTTTGTTAAATATATGTAGCATTACCAATGATAAATGCACTGAAGACATAAACACATATTTGAGTTCTTACTACTTTTCAGCCTAAATATGAGGgaattttaaacaatatattttctaatgtatttGTCTTTCAGTAATATTTACCAttgaatatatttctttgaagtcttttggagaaagaagaataaagctTCACAAGAGATCCTGAATGCCAGGATTCTCTTTTTCCTAAAGAGATAAGTTCTGTCTTCCTagccttattatttttataaactccTGGAAAGTTACTTAACTCTGAATCATCATTAATTTTAATAGGCTGTTCTCCTTGACAGATGTTCAAAGTCCTCTAAAATAGCCTCTAGGAATACAAGTATCCCTGGACTTTAAACTAAGAGTGTAACACATTTGTGTAGAGACTTGAGCTTTACCCACAGATAGTATTTAAATGTGTGcaaccagccaggcacagtggtgctgtctgtaatcccagctatttaggagggATCAAGGAAGACTgaaagttcaaggttagcctcaggtACTTAGGGAGagattcagcaatttagagagaatgAGAATGTAGTTCACTGGtataagcacccctgtgttcaatccccagtcaaaataaaataaaagtgcccAGCGTCTCTGGGTTTGATTAGTCAGTGAAGAAGATGAACAGAGAGAATTTAGTAAGGGTACAATAGATTCATCATTTGACCTCTAATGAGTTCTACAAATTCTGGATTTATTTTCTAATCCATAATAGATTGAGATCTTGGATGATGTATTTCAGCTCTGAAATTCTGTGATTCTTTTAGAGTTGAGGAAGAGTACTTAGCCACTTGAGTTTGAGTTGAGGgaaatatatactaatatataccTGATATACATTTCATGAAAGGTATATCAGGTATATATTAGTACACATCTGTAAGGAGATGAAGACCTATATTATGTTAGTGGCCCCCATGGCAATGACCAGCAGAGATAAAACAAACCAGGTACGAGGAGCTTGTGGCCTTTTAGAAGCTGGGTTGTCtcaatctttccttccttctttcctcagtTCCCTCTCTTCTATACTCTTCTTCCAGGAACTGGTATCATTTTGTCCATATGACGGGACAACAGCAATTGCTCTGAAGGGAGAATTAGCAGCAACTCTGGCTCCAATTGAAGTGCACTGTGCCTTGTAGCCTCTCCCTGTGAACACAGCTGTGAAGCTCTCCAGGACAGTGTAAGGGAAAATACACAGAACTAGTAGATGACCTTGGACAAATCATATAAGTGTATTCATCTATGTAATAAAAGGATCAAATACtcccatttatttttgtatatccTGATGCCTATAATTCTTCAATATTCATTATCCCTAAGGCTTgacctgttttattttctgcagGCAGCTTGTTTCATATTCAGCTCACTTGATACTCAAAGCCTGGCTCATAGTGAATATCTAGTTAACATCATTGTTCAGGAAGGAAATGAACTCTATTGAACATCTACTTAGGCGATGTCTGGGTGTCATatccttttcttttaatctacTCAATACCTTTGTGAGAGAGGTTATCACTACTCTAGCGTTTTAAGTTGTAGGTATAGAAATTCAGAGATTTAATTATCAGAATCATAATGATAGCAGTAAATGGAGTTTTagttctgctgctgcttcttccttttttttttttttttttttttggtactggagggtgaacccaggggtgctttatcactgagctacctcaccagtcttttttttttttttttttaattttgagacaggatctctctatattgcttagggcctcattaaattgctgagagtggccttgaacttgccatgctccctcctgagcctccccagtcgtctccccacccccattacaGCCATGCGCAATAACGCCCGGCTTTGGTCTGCTTCTTATTATGTATTTGACGGGctatttttctaaactttaattccttatctgtaaagtgaGAATTCATGAGTTAGTACAGGGTTGGTAGatttaataaaaaccaaaatcacCAGAAAGTATGTCCCAAATGGAAAGTTcctatattaaaatttttgctaCATTTATCTGAATTTCAATTTTAACTGCATACTCCTGTTTTATCTGGAAGAATGTTAAGTTTGCGTTAAGGTTATGACAATGCATGTAAAGTTCCTATCGCTGTCTGTAGCACTTAGTGAGCGCTCAGTAAATTCAATTCTTACTAATTTTGGATCTGGTTCCAGAGtccattttttcccccaccaCAAGCTCGCGGAGCTTAGTTTCTACAAAATTTCACTCAAGTGAGGGTAACGCTACTTTAAATTTATAGCAATGCTTTATAGTCCCTAAAGCGCTTTTGAGGCTTGGCCAATGGAGGAAAGCTCTTGGGAGAAATGACAGAACCTCGGGCAGTACAGGGCAGTCATCGCAAGCAGAGCACTGGCATCCCGGGTCCACCAGCCCAGGCGGCCACCctcgccccgccccgcgcccgcTAGTCCACTCAGCAACCGCGCCGCGCCTCCGCTGCGCTCCTATAGGTCCTTCCCGGGACAGGCGAGACCTTTCCATTTTCCCGCCTTCCCCAGCCAGGGTTCGGCCCGAATTCCGCACCGGCCCACAGCCTCTCCGCCCTTCCTTGCCTGCGAGCCCCGCCCTTGTGGACGCCGCATTTCATGCCAACACCACCTGCCATTCTGGTCACCCTGCGCTCTGGTCACCCGAGTCGTCCCTTCAGTAGGAGGTGGGAGGGGACGGAGAGGGAAGGGCCGAGCCCTCTCAGTGGGGGTCGCGGGAGGCGGGGACGGAAAAAGGGGCGGGGCCAATTGCCTGGGCGCCGCGTTGCCATGGCAGTGGggcgggaggaggagggggaggaagcgAGCCGGAGGGGGATGTGGTGCTGCCGCGGCCGCCACCGCAGCTGCCGCTGCCTGCTTGTTGCCGCGTCTTCCCGGAGGCGGCTGCTGGAAGCCACAGGGAGCAGCTGCGGTGCTCTGCCATATTGTGTCTTTCCCGGCCCATCCCTCGCTTCCCCGCTGCGGCGGCAGAGCTGACGGTGAGTCCCGGGCGGAGCGGCCCGGCTCCCGGGCGCGGAGGCAGCGCGTGCGGCCGGCGCCGGGCGTGGGTTGCGGAGGCGGCTGTCCCGTGACGCGCCCGGACATTTTTGTCCCGTGAAGAATTGGCGCCGGCGCGGGGGTGTCCCCAGCGCGCGGCTCGGATCGCAAGTGGGCTCCCGGGGGTGTCGAACTGAGGGAAGTGTGGCCCCGTGAGGAGTTAGGAGTTTTTCCTGAGAGGTAATGATCTCCCGGAGGGAGTGTCGCGGCGGAAACCGCGGCACGGGTGTCGGCTCCCGGCAGGCTGGGGGATAGCTCCGAGGACGCCGAGGGCTCGTCCGCGGGGCGATCTGCTGTTGGGGAAGTACCGCAAGCCCCTCGGGAGCCTTTGCAACGCTGTTTCCCGGCTCCGAGTGGAACAAGACGTGCGGGGCGTGGAGTCCTCGGCGGCCCAGGCGGGACTGGCTGGGCCACGCCAAGTAGTGCCCCGGGAGGCGGCCGGGCGCGAACTTCGGGCTGCGGTGCGTTGGGTGGACGGGCGTGGGTCCTGGATGTCGGGATGTTGGACCCGGGCACCCTCTTGTTCCTCCTCCAGCGGGAGCCCGGGGCGCCTCCGAGGGTAACTGTTGGCGTGTGGGGAGTTAGTGTTTTAGCGCTGCAATATGGACACTTCCTGTTCACCGCCCCCTTGGGGGCCATGGTTGCCTCTGCCCTTTGGTCCTCTCTTTCCAGGCAGAGTAAGAGATCTGTGGTGGGAGAGGCCCATCAGCCTTAAGAGTTTGCCCCTGTGCAGTAGCAGCCTGCTTGGAACCCAGAAAAGTGGGAGCTGAGGGAAAGCAGTCCAGGTGCGCAGCCCTCGGTGCTCCCCTCTTCTTTAACTCCACCCCCATTTCCCCCCTTGCAAAATGCCTCTGTTCCCTTCGCAGCTCCCGGGAGTTAGGGTAGCCAGTTCCGTGGAAAGCCGCATTCTAGGGATCTTCTTGCACTTGATTTCTGCTTTAAAGTCGCATTAACACAGTCCCAGTACTTCGTTTTCCCTTCACGAGGAAAAACGTCTTAGCGTGCAAAGAAATAATagacttttttccccttctaccTCAACTCCGATGTGCGGGGAGGAGTGAGGTTATTTATTTTCAGGTTAGTTGATGctgtttcttctctcttccttccgaTTGTGACAGCCACGTGGCCGGCTGAGTGCTATAGAGTGCCCTAGCGGCGCTAGGGGCTGAGGCTTTTCTGGTAGCCAAGGGGTTTTGAAACTGCTGTAGCTTCACATACAGATTTATCTTGGTGCATTTTGAGatggggaagaggaaaaagaggaatcGTTCAAGTCTGTATAAGTATCATTCGACTCATAAGACTTAAGTGTTTCTTTTGCAGTCCTGAAAAGGTGTGTGTTGACATTTTTGCCGTCTGACGTCGTTTTGatgatttatcttttaaaatgttagcaGTGTTAGGTATCAGAGTAATGGGAAGTAATAGTGCATTATGGAATTCCCGACTCTGAGAAATTTCAAAACCCTTAATGACTGACTTTGTAAAGAAATAATCACATTTGggtggtttttgtgtgtgtgtggttttagaaaaatctcaatttttctcgttttacatataaattatgacctgaaatgcataaaattacagcgaaaatactttttttagggATAAAATAGATACTAGTTTGATTTGTGTATATGCAGTTtcttaaacttttgaaaaaaatattaatatgaacCTTAACATGAACAGATTTTATTTCAAGGAATGAAATTtgatttttagaatatataaaagcGAAAGGTCAAAGAGTTGAAGATaggtgggcacagtggcgcatgcctgtaatcccagtgacctggaaaacaggcaggtagattgcaagttcaaagctagcctccagcaatttagcaaggccctaagcaacttagtgataccctgtctcaaaataaaaaagaaataaaaaggacctgAGGGTGTAGCTCCCAAggtccaattcccagtacctcccacCCTTCAAAAAAGTCAGAAGTTAACTTTTGGGGATTTGGGgacattttttaattaagtacAGTCCTTAGTACTTACTAATGCATGGGGTTTCATTTTGTGAATGTTTTGATGGATTTGTATTATTTCTGTAACAAGTTTTTATTTGAATCAGTCTTCCTAAAAAAATGCTAATTCACAGGAAATATTTAAATCTGTAAAAGAATTGTGTCAAGAGTCATAGCAACACTGGAATTTTAATTGCTGCTTAACAATTGTACTCAGTCATGTTAATagggaaaaatattgaaaaggtaCCATAGGTGTCAGTGCAGAAAAGAAagtacaattgaaaaataaatgtatatactgACCACTGAGACCAGTGCTTAGTTGAGATAGAAAAGTAAATGAGATGATGAGATCAGTAGGGAGCCCTGAAATCATGCTGTAGGGTAACTAATTTACATCATTAGTTTATGAGATTTGACTatcaaaattaaacttaaaaaaaaaataccaaccaAAAAGGACTTATTCTTTTGGCACCTTATTGCTTAGTACTTGTTCTGTTTTTTAATGTTGTACCCCTCTGCTGGTAGGCTATCCTGGCCCTtggttactggagattgaaccaagaaGTGCTCTtcctctaagctacatccccagccttttaaatttttattttgagacagtttcaggctcagcaatttgcagtcctcttgtctcagccttccaagttgctgggaatagGTATTACCAAACCCAACTTAATTTCCTTagctttttggttgttgttatgTTAGTGACTGGgttttatataaatgcaaaaatggtACTCCAAAAATAGTCTTGAGACCCCTATACTTTCTTGATTActtatggaagaaaaaagaggTCTAGATTTGATCCTTGTTCTTAGGTTAAAAAACATTagtacacttggaaaaaaaagtttacactGTGAGAAGATATAGTTAGAAGTAGAACTGTGTGATGCAGTCAGGTGCTGTTATGAGTTAAAAGGAGAGCAAGACCTTAGAAGGTTTGAGTAGATAAGGGAAGGCTTTTTGCTTTCTCAAATAGAACTTTCATGTTACCCCCATTAATCTTGCAGATTGTATCATTCAAGCGAACACACCCCTTATATCAAGCATGAATATCAGGCTTCTTCTCAAGACCATTCAAACTTTGTTTCCAGTCTTCTCCCACTAACCTACAGAAACTGTTTATTATTCACTACCTCATTGTGGTATAACAATCTTACTTCTTTATAATTAAACTGATGTAACATTTTTCTGTTGCAAATCCACATGTATATATCCTCTTGACTACTGAAGATCTACTTAATCTTGAGGCCTGGCTGAAATCTTGACTGCCCTCTGAACCTTAGATTCATAGAACTTTTAGACCCATATTCATCTCTCTAACTGaaaattctttcccttttctgatAGAATGTAATTCTTTTGGGATATAGAATTCTATActgctttgttttcatttaataaatatttttgaggattTATCATATGCCAGGCCCTGTTATAAGGAACTGAGAATATagtattaacaaaataaattctcatataccttgttatattttaaattttatcaccCCAGCTGGGTTATAAGGTCTTTGATTACTTAAAGGAGACTTATTTTCTCCATGTTATATGCTTAGTAAGAATGTAATAATTTTCTGTATACAGGAATAATAAAACTTAGGGTGTGAGGACTTTAAAAAAACTGTGTTTACAAGTGAAGGGTAAAAAAGAATAACTATGGATGGTCTTGAAAACGTTGCTTTGGAGTTTAAATATGGTTTGgtaccaaaatcatcatcatcatcatcatcatcatcatcatctggaGAATGACATAAACACCCCACCCCTTTtgtggtattgggattgaacctagtgacattctaccactgagctacatcccaaccatttttaagctttattttgagacaaggcatTGATTAGTTGCCCAtcctggcctggaacttggaatcAACCTCATCAGTCCCACAAGTTGTGAGTTGCTGGGatggcaggcatgtgccaccatgcctagcataAAATCCTTATTTGAGGAAGGCTTGTTTGACTGCAGTATATGTAGGACTAACTGGTAATGGAGGGGAATTGGAAAGAGAACTATTGAAGGGAAAATGAATAATTGCAAGGGAGGTTTGGAAGGTGTTCATTATCAAGAAGATGGTGAGTTTAGTTAGTTGAATATAAGATGAGTGGGAGATATTAAGGTAAACATGATCTGTAGTAAAGATGTAGGGAAATGCAGAGGTGACAGAGTTAACTAATTTTTATGAGTCCATAATTGAAGTGTTCAGAAATAAGAATGCTTTGGGAAACTAGAATTTAAGGggcatttatttgttttggtctATCTAATTTCATAATGCTATAGACTTATGTGATACCTAGGTCTATTGTATTCATAACCGTTATTTCCATCATATGAGAATACTGTCTTGccaccaaataaaataatgtatatcaTCATTTATTCTCAAGAGAAATAGTTTTACATTTATGGGAAAATTGCAAGACAGTACACAGAGTATACTTCACCCAGTTTCCCCTATTGTTAACTTCTTACATTACTAGGGTACATTTGTCACAactaacttttttcatttttgatgacTAACAGTATTAAGACTTAGTCAGAAATTTTATAGAATGCCCCTTAACGGAGATTTGTATGATATTTTTCCCATCAGGAAACTGGGGTGGTGGATTTTAGGGAGGGAGACCCAAGAGGTGAAGTATTGATACCTTTAATCACATGATTGTCATCTTTGTCAGGTTTGACCCCACCCTCCCCCTTCTGTACTGTATTCTTTGGAAACAAATCACTAAGCAATTAAAGGCCCTGACCTAGTTTTGttcgtggttttttttttttttttttttttacttccatcaacttagttttcttttccataaaaaaatttaaactcagGTATTTTTTGCGTATCTACTGTATTTAGGTGCTAAGAGATGAGTGATAAGTGAGAGACATTATTTCTACTCTCTGTAGTTGGCCACATTCAAACACGAAATAATATTTACCTCCTCACCACAGGTCTTGATTTTATtgacgtttattttatttttaaaatgtatttatttattcttattaggtatatataacagcaaaatgcattttggttcattgtacataattgcagcacaactcttcatttctctggttgtacacgatgcagTATTGCactatatgtgcagtcacacgtgtacctagggtaatgatgttcatctcattccaccctctttcctgcccccatgtcccacgtcccctcccctccccttcgcCCAATCACTGTTCCTCCATTTCccgcccccattatggatcagcatccacttatcagagaaaacatttggcctttggttttttgggattggcttatttggcttggcatgatattctccaactccatacatttaTCTGCAATTgccttttaatgctgagtaatattccattgtgtgtgtgtgtgtgtgtgtgtgtgtgtgtgtatatatatatatatatatatatatatatatatatcacagtttctttatccattcatctattaaagggcatctaggttggttccacaatttaactattgtgaattcagctgctgtaaacactgatgtgactgcatcattatagtatgctgtttttaagtcctttgggtatagactgaggagtgagttagctggatcaaatggtggttccattccaagtttcttaagaaatctccatactgctttccagattggttgcaccaatttgcagtcctaccagcaatgtatgagtgtgccttttcctctaCATCCTTGACAAaccttattgttgtttgtattcttgataactgccattctgactggtgtgagatgaaatcttagtttttgttttgttttgttttttgtttttggggtgctggggattgaacccagggccttgggcttgTGAGAtaagcagtctaccaactgagctatacccacagcccCTGGattagttttgatatgcatttctctgattactagagatgttggacatttttcatatatttgttgatcgcttgtgtatcttctgagaagtgtctgttcagcttcttagcccattttttgattggattgtttgtttgttttggtggtaagttttttgagttctttatatatcctatctgatgtgcatgtggtcaTTGACATTTATAAACAGAAAGTTATTGAAGTCCTAAAAGGCTAATTCTCATTACTTAAATAACCATTTAGAAAATGTGCTATTATCATAAAGATTTAATGTATATACCATAAAATAGCCATCTTTTTGCTACCAGCGCAGATAACAGAATATTACTTGATTCTTCCCAAGTAGATATGTTACTGTTGTTGCCAGGATAGTTTAattatcattaattatatttatatctttaaaaaaagtttgtgtTATAGGaaaattcttttctccttcatAGTATTTTCATAAGTATTTGGTGCTTTTGCTACTCAGATgccttttttttctgagaagtgatttgaaaagtattttgGGGAAGAGCACATTGGGAAAAAGAACACAGACTCTGAgctcttttctgtataaatagaCCATGATTATTTgtttatggaaaagaaaatgagattgagAACCAGGTATGGTTCTTACCTTGAACCTTGGGGCGCACCTGCCATCCTACTTACTCAGGAGGGtaatgcaggaggattgcaagttgaaggtcagcctggccaacttagtgagaccctgtttcaaaataaaaaggggtagggatgtagttaaatggtagagtatccctgagttcaattctaagtatcacaaaagaaaaaagaaaaagaaaaatgaggttaATAATTAAAGCAACAATTGATACCTTTTATTGTATAGCATGAATTCATATAGATATGAATCTATAATTTAGTTCCTAGTAACAACACTGAAGAGAGTATTGTGTTCTTGTAAATAAAGGAACATAATGAGAGATTATGTAAATGCAGTGCTGGGTATTTGAACTCCACTTTGTCacattaaaaatatgcatttttttgtaGTACAATCTGAGGTCTTTAagaaaaggaatatttatttgCCAGAACAAGATCATGATATGCCCCCAGGAAGGAGTAGGAAAGAATGCTAAGGTAGGGAGAGAAACTAATATTAAAGAGTGCCTACTCTGACAGGAATacttttactttttgttgttgtaggaTATCAAGAAAGTGGAATTAACCTCTGGgattcagtgagattctgtcaTTTGTCAAAGATTGCATAAGTTGGTAGCTAATGAGTTTGCTTGACTTAAAAGCcttattctttcattatttttagtacAGCATGCtgctatatttattcattcacttaaacTTTgcttagccaggcacagtggcacatgcttgtaatcccagcagctctggaggctgaggcaggaagatcccgagttcaaagccagcctcagcaaaagcaaggtgctaagcaactcagtgagaccctatctctaaataaaatacaaaataggtctgggaacgtggctcagtggtcgagttcaatccatggtacccaaaAAAGAACATTTGCTTATTAAATTTTATGGTCTGTACTACAGCATAATAAtgaatgttttgtattttggGTACAAAGATTTATATTCTAGTATTATAATATTGCTTAAATGGGTACTCAAATCAATATAGTTAATTGTGCggaatttatttcattcttttcctctttatttttttgtactagaaagtgaacccaggggcattctaccactgagctacatttctagttctttattttttattttgagacagggtcttggtaaattgctgagcctggcttggaacttgtgatcctcttgcctcagtctctcctgggtttacaggtgtacaccactgtgccaggcttttttattttgagatagggtcttgctatgttgctcaggctttacttgaacttgcaaacctcctgcctccccctcttgagtagctgggattataggcatgtgccattgtgcccagtgTGTCCAGAATTTCCTAAAAATTAGTCTATTGGAAAATTTCAGTGCATTGTATGTAGCAAAAGGTAAAAGtgttatttaatgaattttttgtCTTGGTTTATATGTTTCATGGGtttctatgaaaaatgtatttattattgtgGAATAGCATCATCAATTTTAGACCTACTTTTAATAGCAAAGACAGGAAGGTaaacaaataattatgaataatcATAATAGTAAGTTCTATATTAAGATTGTATCCAGGATGTTAAGGAAGTTGGTAGAGAAAgcaaataattcaaagaaatctGGAGAGATGACTTTGAGCAGTTTTGAAGCATGGGATAAAGGACCTTAAATCCCTCCAAAAAGCTCAAGGATTGAAAGAGCTTAGAATATTCAAGAAGCTTGGGGTGGTATGAAACAAACTGGATTCTGTATTTCTATGTCTGTATTTTTGGGAATTTATAGGCCAATTTATCAAAGATTTTAGGTTTTATTAGACTGATGATTTTTCTGGAGTCATAGTGgtgtttcttttctaaaaagcAGGTAAATATGTATTTGGTTCCATCATACAGTCCAGGGAGAATTTTAGGGATAGAAAACTTGACCATATAACGTATGCATTATAACATGGTAACCATGAGCACAACTGTGCATGAAAACAATTATATCCTAAAACAGATAAGCTGTTTAGAGGTGACTATCAAAtgctccttttctgttttttcttatgATTTATCGTATGTTATTATTGCTAGTGGACTAATGGTACTAGAtaataaagttttaataaaaccttataaataaaaaagttgttttcctttcctttgaatTGAGAAGATCACTATTATTCAATTCTGAGAACATATGTAAGCCAGTTTGCATATTGTACCAACAGCTATATTTTGACTTGTGACCTTTCCCCCCTtccccatattttgcatttttttgttatctttaaaatattgttacattttatataatagagtTCTTCTATTTCTTGAAAAAGTGGAGTGGCATGGGGAGAGGGGAAGTCAAAGGAGAGGAATGGGGAGTGTAGATAGAATCAAAGCTCAATATATATCTAAATGGAAGTGCCATAGTGAAACTcgttaatttgtataattaatattactgaataattataataaaaataaataaaggagcagGGTGTGGTGACGCAATTctataatcccactggctcaggaagctgaggcagaggattctttgttcaaagcaagcctcagcaatttagctaagccttaagcaactcagcaagaccctgtctctaaataaaatatgaaaaagggttggggatgtgactcagtgattaagtgtccctgggttcaatccccggtccaaaaaaaaaaggaaaatttattgtGGCAATGTTGATTTCAAGTAATAATTGGCAGAAGCTTC
The sequence above is a segment of the Marmota flaviventris isolate mMarFla1 chromosome 14, mMarFla1.hap1, whole genome shotgun sequence genome. Coding sequences within it:
- the LOC139701713 gene encoding basic salivary proline-rich protein 4-like, with the translated sequence MAPKGAVNRKCPYCSAKTLTPHTPTVTLGGAPGSRWRRNKRVPGSNIPTSRTHARPPNAPQPEVRARPPPGALLGVAQPVPPGPPRTPRPARLVPLGAGKQRCKGSRGACGTSPTADRPADEPSASSELSPSLPGADTRAAVSAATLPPGDHYLSGKTPNSSRGHTSLSSTPPGAHLRSEPRAGDTPAPAPILHGTKMSGRVTGQPPPQPTPGAGRTRCLRAREPGRSARDSPSALPPQRGSEGWAGKDTIWQSTAAAPCGFQQPPPGRRGNKQAAAAAVAAAAAPHPPPARFLPLLLPPHCHGNAAPRQLAPPLFPSPPPATPTERARPFPLRPLPPPTEGTTRVTRAQGDQNGRWCWHEMRRPQGRGSQARKGGEAVGRCGIRAEPWLGKAGKWKGLACPGKDL